The following are from one region of the Channa argus isolate prfri chromosome 6, Channa argus male v1.0, whole genome shotgun sequence genome:
- the LOC137128637 gene encoding A disintegrin and metalloproteinase with thrombospondin motifs 8-like produces MCATMRLMVLSIFAMNAALSIPFESEDIVPVRINGRMSGRFWKRSEEQPRFVLSAFGKDMILNLVPDTSFIAPSFTVQRIKARDVAALHSVKGAKPVQDEDLQTISIQTEDSEGQLMHCFYSGKVDHDQTSVVAVSLCSGIFGSFITQGKEYLIEPKIRGDLRSESTEQLHVIKRRTLTESPGVSLLFDHAAEERGVGKHNGESFTHGYNDAQMEPRRRRFVSAPRFIETLVVADSTMTHFYGDEIKQYILTLMSMVAQLYKHPSIKNSVDMVVVKMLVVEDEEVGPEISSNGGMALRNFCSWQQLFNPSSQRHPEHYDTAMLFTREDICGQKSCDTLGVADVGTMCDPKRSCSVIEDNGLQAAFTAAHELGHVLSMPHDDSKTCEKLFGNLGGHYLMAPLFVSLNKTAPWSPCSALYITEFFDNGHGDCLLDVPESTMPLPKELPGTKYSLDQQCQQIFGEEFVHCPNTSDSDICSQLWCQEDGTAQCSTNNGSLPWADGTPCGFNSTCLNGACMSTQKVMQPPVVVDGGWSSWGPWQQCSRTCGGGVEFSYRECTDPLPQNGGKYCEGQRVQYQSCNTQPCENNEGKSFREEQCEKYNSPNYLDYNRNMKHWIPKYAGVSPRDRCKLICRARGSSEFKVFESKVIDGTTCGPDTTSLCVQGQCVKAGCDQVIGSNKRVDKCGVCAGNGLTCRKITGSYSKSAYGYNDIVTIPIGATNIDVKQRSHGGNKHDGNYLAIKRENGGYILNGNLSISTMEQDILVLGAVLKYSGSSTTLERIQSFRQLKEAITIQLLATARDDNPPKVKYTFFIPRDVIFNKSKVKKDSSQSLHVIYPFGEPEWVLGEWSECSKSCNSGWSRRSVECRDSAGFLASQCDKDLKPMDIRPCGDLPCPIWQMGPWSACSRTCGLGERHRSVFCIDYTGKTVEPEKCDPNKIPATVSRECLNHECL; encoded by the exons ATGTGTGCCACCATGCGTCTGATGGTTTTATCCATATTCGCAATGAACGCGGCACTTTCCATCCCGTTTGAATCAGAGGATATTGTACCTGTTCGGATAAATGGAAGAATGAGCGGTCGCTTTTGGAAAAGAAGCGAGGAACAACCGAGGTTTGTCCTCAGTGCATTTGGCAAGGACATGATTTTAAACCTTGTACCAGACACCAGCTTTATCGCGCCTTCCTTCACCGTACAGCGCATCAAAGCTAGAGATGTTGCTGCTTTACACAGCGTAAAAGGTGCCAAACCTGTCCAGGACGAAGACCTTCAGACAATTTCAATTCAGACAGAGGACAGTGAAGGACAGCTAATGCACTGCTTTTACTCTGGGAAAGTAGACCACGATCAAACCTCGGTTGTGGCTGTCAGCTTGTGCTCCGGGATCTTTGGCTCTTTCATAACACAAGGAAAGGAGTATTTAATTGAACCTAAAATTAGAGGTGACCTAAGGTCAGAGTCTACAGAGCAGCTGCATGTCATCAAGAGGAGGACACTCACCGAAAGTCCCGGTGTCTCCCTCCTGTTTGATCACGCAGCCGAGGAGCGCGGAGTGGGGAAGCACAATGGGGAAAGTTTTACGCACGGCTACAATGACGCGCAGATGGAACCTCGCCGGAGACGATTTGTTTCCGCGCCACGGTTCATAGAGACGTTGGTGGTAGCAGACTCAACCATGACCCACTTTTATGGAGATGAAATAAAG CAGTACATTTTGACCCTGATGTCAATGGTCGCACAGCTTTATAAACACCCCAGCATAAAGAACTCTGTGGACATGGTAGTGGTGAAGATGTTGGTGGTAGAAGATGAGGAGGTCGGCCCTGAGATTTCCAGCAATGGAGGCATGGCTCTAAGAAATTTTTGTTCCTGGCAGCAGCTCTTCAATCCATCGAGCCAGAGGCACCCAGAGCACTATGACACTGCTATGCTGTTTACTAGAGAG GACATCTGTGGACAGAAGAGCTGTGACACACTGGGTGTGGCTGACGTTGGGACGATGTGTGATCCCAAGAGAAGCTGCTCAGTAATTGAAGACAACGGCTTGCAGGCTGCCTTCACAGCTGCACACGAGCTTG GTCACGTTTTGAGTATGCCTCACGACGACTCCAAGACCTGTGAGAAGCTGTTTGGAAATCTGGGAGGACATTACCTTATGGCTCCTCTGTTTGTCAGCCTCAACAAGACAGCACCGTGGTCTCCCTGCAGCGCTCTCTACATCACTGAGTTCTTTGACAACGGACATG GGGACTGCCTGCTAGATGTCCCAGAGAGCACCATGCCATTACCAAAGGAGCTGCCAGGCACCAAGTATAGCCTGGACCAACAGTGTCAACAGATTTTTGGAGAGGAGTTTGTCCACTGCCCCAACACCTCAGACAGTGACATCTGCAGCCAGCTTTGGTGTCAAGAGGATGGGACAGCACAGTGCTCCACAAATAATGGCAGCTTGCCCTGGGCTGATGGCACTCCTTGTGGCTTCAACAGCACCTGTCTCAATGGAGCATGTATGTCAACACAGAAGGTGATGCAGCCGCCG GTGGTTGTGGATGGTGGTTGGAGCTCGTGGGGACCGTGGCAGCAGTGCTCCAGAACATGTGGAGGGGGGGTGGAGTTCTCCTATAGGGAGTGTACTGACCCTTTGCCTCAGAATGGAGGGAAGTACTGTGAGGGACAGAGGGTTCAGTACCAGTCCTGCAACACTCAGCCCTGTGAAAACAACGAAG GGAAGAGTTTTAGAGAGGAGCAATGTGAGAAGTATAATAGCCCCAACTACCTTGACTAcaacagaaacatgaaacaCTGGATCCCAAAGTATGCTGGTGTTTCCCCCAGAGACAGATGTAAGCTGATCTGCAGGGCCAGAGGCAGCAGTGAATTTAAGGTGTTTGAATCCAAG GTGATTGATGGGACAACCTGTGGCCCTGACACTACATCACTGTGTGTCCAAGGCCAGTGTGTGAAAGCAGGCTGTGACCAGGTGATTGGGTCCAACAAAAGAGTGGATAAATGTGGAGTGTGTGCAGGAAATGGGCTCACCTGCAGAAAGATCACAGGCTCCTACAGCAAATCAGC CTATGGATACAATGATATTGTCACAATTCCCATTGGGGCCACCAATATCGATGTCAAACAACGGAGTCACggaggaaacaaacatgatgGGAACTACCTGGCTATAAAGAGAGAGAACGGTGGTTACATTCTCAATGGTAACTTATCAATATCCACTATGGAGCAGGACATTCTTGTGCTGGGGGCGGTGCTGAAATACAGCGGCTCCTCCACCACGTTAGAGAGGATTCAGAGCTTCAGGCAGTTGAAGGAAGCTATCACTATCCAACTCCTGGCCACTGCACGGGATGACAACCCTCCTAAAGTCAAATATACTTTTTTCATACCTAGAgatgtgatttttaataaatccaAGGTGAAAAAGGACTCATCACAGTCTTTGCATGTGATCTATCCCTTTGGTGAACCAGAATGGGTGCTGGGAGAGTGGTCTGAATGCTCCAAGAGCTGCAACTCTGGGTGGTCCAGGAGGAGCGTTGAATGCCGAGACAGTGCAGGATTTCTCGCTAGTCAGTGCGACAAAGACCTGAAGCCCATGGACATCAGACCTTGTGGCGATCTGCCATGCCCCATATGGCAAATGGGACCTTGGTCTGCCTGTTCACGAACTTGTGGCCTGGGAGAGCGCCACCGCAGTGTCTTCTGCATAGACTACACTGGGAAGACCGTTGAACCAGAGAAGTGTGATCCAAACAAAATCCCTGCGACAGTCTCTAGAGAATGTCTCAATCATGAATGCTTATGA
- the zbtb44 gene encoding zinc finger and BTB domain-containing protein 44 isoform X2 translates to MGLKTFTHSSTSHSQEMLEKLNALRNEGHLCDVTIRVQDKLFLAHKVVLACCSEFFRSKLVGRPEEEDKFVLDLHHVTVSGFAPLLEYAYTSTLSVSTENIIDVLAAASYMQMFAVASTCSEFMKSSILWSPGNNNNNNNNMISDKPHEAAQESTSSNCALTPLDGSVSPVSSDCSVMERNVPICRESRRKRKSFVTMASPESPLKCTTQMVTTSPQIPNPSPSFSDSTAQPVESSLAFPWTFPFGIDRRFHSDKSKLPESPRCLDQGAPGTSEVVVSRRLSDFLTCESSKVVASPVPAEEEDVRVKVERLSDEEVQEASSQPVSASQSSLSDQQTVPGSEQVQEELLISPQSSSIGSMDEGVSEGLPSMQSASNTGGHAEDDERLEGIQYPYHLYISPSARPGANGPDRPFQCPTCGVRFTRIQNLKQHMLIHSGIKPFQCDRCGKKFTRAYSLKMHRLKHEVISSCPTT, encoded by the exons ATGGGGCTCAAAACCTTTACCCACAGCTCAACCTCCCACAGCCAGGAGATGCTGGAGAAGCTAAATGCTTTGCGCAATGAGGGTCACTTATGTGATGTCACCATCCGGGTCCAAGACAAGCTATTCCTGGCACACAAAGTTGTCCTGGCATGCTGTAGTGAATTCTTCCGTTCCAAACTGGTGGGCCGgccagaggaggaggacaaattTGTGTTGGACCTTCATCATGTGACTGTTAGTGGTTTTGCTCCTTTGTTGGAATATGCCTACACATCTACCCTCTCTGTCAGTACAGAGAATATCATTGATGTCTTGGCCGCTGCAAGTTACATGCAGATGTTTGCTGTTGCAAGCACGTGTTCAGAGTTCATGAAGTCAAGTATTTTGTGGAGCCCaggtaacaacaacaacaacaacaacaacatgataTCAGATAAACCACATGAAGCAGCACAAGAGAGCACCTCATCAAACTGTGCCCTGACGCCATTAGATGGCAGTGTATCACCTGTGTCATCAGACTGCAGCGTGATGGAAAGAAACGTTCCTATATGTCGTGAATCCCGACGGAAACGTAAGAGTTTTGTAACAATGGCGTCACCTGAGAGTCCACTGAAATGCACTACACAGATGGTCACCACCTCTCCACAAATCCCCAACCCATCGCCTTCATTCTCAGACAGCACAGCCCAACCTGTGGAGTCCTCCCTGGCATTTCCATGGACTTTTCCATTTGGTATAGACCGCAGGTTCCATTCTGACAAATCAAAGCTACCGGAGAGCCCTCGCTGTTTAGATCAGGGCGCTCCAGGGACCTCAGAGGTTGTGGTCAGTCGACGGCTCAGTGACTTCCTGACTTGTGAGAGCTCTAAGGTGGTAGCATCACCAGTGCCAGCCGAGGAGGAAGACGTTAGGGTGAAAGTGGAGCGTCTCAGTGATGAGGAGGTCCAAGAGGCGTCCTCCCAACCTGTCAGTGCCTCCCAGAGCTCTCTGAGTGACCAGCAGACAGTGCCAGGGAGTGAACAGGTCCAGGAGGAGCTCCTCATTAGTCCACAGTCCTCCTCTATAG GGTCGATGGATGAGGGAGTGTCTGAGGGCTTGCCATCAATGCAGAGTGCCTCTAACACTGGAGGGCATGCAGAAGATGACGAAAG GTTGGAAGGTATTCAGTATCCATACCACCTCTATATCAGCCCATCAGCTCGGCCCGGCGCCAATGGCCCCGACCGGCCCTTTCAGTGTCCAACCTGTGGAGTCAGATTTACTCGCATTCAAAATCTAAAGCAGCACATGCTTATACACTCCG